In a genomic window of Thioalkalivibrio sp. XN279:
- a CDS encoding TMEM175 family protein, with translation MAARHETEAFPERGQEVTRLSIFTDAAFAFATALLAISIDDIPSSYQELAAALKDGPAFIASLAILLLYWRAHQSWSKRFGLEDLGSVLLTFGLVTVVMIYVYPLKIMFGAAFHFVSGGWLPLNFSLASTAEFRGLLTIYGVGFITLNGMVAGLYFRAWQQRHRLQMSPAESFDCGAESVAWLFVGSFGLLSIVLAWTLPEDRLALASWVYMLLIVAGPAIGITQARLARRHRRG, from the coding sequence ATGGCCGCAAGGCACGAAACCGAGGCCTTCCCGGAGCGCGGCCAGGAGGTCACGCGCCTCAGCATCTTCACGGATGCGGCCTTCGCCTTCGCCACCGCCCTGCTGGCGATCTCCATCGACGATATCCCCTCGTCCTACCAGGAACTGGCGGCCGCGCTGAAAGACGGGCCCGCGTTTATCGCCAGCCTCGCGATCCTCCTGCTCTACTGGCGCGCCCACCAGTCCTGGAGCAAGCGCTTCGGCCTCGAGGACCTGGGCTCGGTACTGCTCACCTTCGGCCTCGTCACGGTGGTGATGATCTATGTCTACCCGCTGAAAATCATGTTCGGCGCTGCGTTCCATTTCGTGTCGGGCGGCTGGTTGCCGCTGAATTTCTCGCTTGCCAGCACCGCCGAATTCCGCGGCCTGCTCACCATCTACGGGGTGGGGTTCATTACCCTGAACGGCATGGTGGCCGGACTGTATTTCCGCGCCTGGCAGCAGCGACATCGGCTGCAGATGAGCCCCGCCGAGTCCTTCGACTGCGGCGCCGAGAGCGTCGCATGGCTCTTCGTCGGCAGCTTCGGCCTGTTGTCGATCGTGCTGGCCTGGACCCTGCCCGAGGACCGGCTGGCGCTGGCGTCCTGGGTCTACATGCTGCTGATCGTGGCGGGTCCCGCCATCGGGATCACACAGGCGCGCCTTGCCCGTCGCCACCGCCGGGGATAG
- the ppk2 gene encoding polyphosphate kinase 2: MTSDLPFDGAVSRYLAAEAPEEVRLAVEEGKKRDILDDSYPYERWLKKPDYEDELDRLQIELAKCQRWVQDSGARLVVIFEGRDGAGKGGAIRRMTMNLNPRVARVVALSKPSERERSQWYFQRYVPHLPAAGEITLFDRSWYNRGVIEQVFGFCTPEERARFFAQLPGFESTLVSEGIVLVKLWLNVGRAEQLRRMLARESDPLKQWKLSAIDIQGLARWDDYSNAIEQTFRRSHTPVAPWTVIRADDKYRARLAVIRAVLGVLDYTGKDETLVDGNDPAICGGPELWRPA, from the coding sequence ATGACCAGCGACCTGCCGTTCGACGGGGCGGTAAGCCGTTATCTCGCCGCGGAGGCGCCGGAGGAAGTGCGGCTTGCCGTGGAAGAGGGCAAGAAGCGCGACATCCTCGACGACAGCTATCCGTATGAGCGCTGGCTGAAAAAGCCCGACTACGAGGACGAGCTCGACCGGCTGCAGATCGAGCTGGCGAAATGCCAGCGCTGGGTGCAGGACAGCGGAGCGCGGCTGGTGGTGATCTTCGAGGGTCGCGACGGGGCGGGGAAGGGCGGCGCCATCCGGCGCATGACCATGAACCTCAATCCGCGCGTGGCGCGCGTGGTGGCGCTGTCCAAGCCCAGTGAACGTGAGCGCAGCCAGTGGTATTTCCAGCGCTACGTGCCGCACCTGCCCGCGGCGGGCGAGATCACGCTGTTCGACCGCAGCTGGTACAACCGCGGCGTCATCGAGCAGGTGTTCGGTTTCTGCACGCCGGAGGAGCGCGCCCGGTTCTTTGCACAGCTGCCGGGCTTCGAGAGCACGCTGGTCAGCGAGGGCATCGTGCTGGTGAAGCTGTGGCTCAACGTCGGCCGCGCCGAGCAGCTGCGGCGCATGCTGGCGCGGGAATCCGACCCCCTCAAGCAGTGGAAGCTCAGCGCCATCGACATCCAGGGGCTGGCACGCTGGGACGACTATTCAAACGCCATCGAGCAGACCTTCCGCCGCAGTCACACGCCGGTGGCGCCGTGGACCGTGATCCGGGCCGACGACAAGTACCGCGCGCGGCTGGCCGTGATCCGGGCCGTGCTCGGGGTGCTGGACTACACCGGCAAGGACGAGACCCTGGTGGACGGCAACGACCCGGCGATCTGCGGCGGGCCGGAGCTGTGGCGGCCGGCCTGA
- a CDS encoding OmpP1/FadL family transporter, producing MLGSRRRLLVSMLFLTAASSPAFARPYPLGTGLAASADSAQTAGSNPAGIARFNERALSFELLYFSSESRWESAFSGTGAEFNTNSSGDTVVPRVALVQPINDRFTASFTFLGTGFSDNLGEWPGRYFIQSYDSVFVSAFPSLAYRINEQWSVAASAAVTYNRFEQERAVRNIFDPGFPDGLSRIEADSVSFGFGLSALYQGSERTRWGLTYSSEINPRRRADNALSGLGPNTEAVMRGLGLLERNLTIESTSPESIFAGVYHEFGNRSAVTLDVAWINFSNFRLSEFFYDGESFARNDSSYDDIYALSASYTWPAAERWMLGVGAMATNQMIDDEQRGMTLRLDAAWSLGLTAEWQWTDKRRVMMGLSYFGLGDAPVATPSIPGLGSLEGRFKSRDTFLFQVGISFGSL from the coding sequence ATGCTCGGTTCCCGACGCCGTTTGCTCGTCAGCATGTTGTTCCTCACGGCGGCCAGCAGCCCGGCCTTCGCGCGCCCTTACCCGCTCGGCACCGGCCTTGCCGCGTCCGCGGACAGCGCGCAGACCGCGGGCTCCAACCCTGCGGGCATCGCCCGCTTCAACGAGCGCGCGCTCAGCTTCGAGTTGCTGTATTTCAGCAGCGAGTCGCGGTGGGAAAGCGCCTTCAGCGGCACCGGCGCCGAGTTCAACACGAACAGTTCCGGCGACACCGTCGTGCCCCGGGTCGCCCTCGTGCAGCCCATCAACGACAGGTTCACCGCGTCGTTCACTTTCCTCGGCACGGGCTTCTCCGACAACCTCGGGGAGTGGCCGGGACGCTATTTCATCCAGAGCTACGACTCGGTGTTCGTCAGCGCCTTCCCGAGCCTGGCCTACCGCATCAACGAGCAATGGTCGGTCGCCGCCAGCGCGGCAGTCACCTATAACCGCTTCGAGCAGGAGCGGGCGGTCCGCAACATCTTCGACCCTGGCTTTCCCGATGGGCTCTCCAGGATCGAGGCCGACAGCGTTTCGTTCGGGTTCGGGCTGTCAGCGCTCTACCAGGGCAGCGAGCGCACCCGCTGGGGGCTGACCTACAGCTCGGAGATCAATCCGCGGCGCCGTGCAGACAACGCGCTTTCCGGGCTGGGGCCGAACACGGAGGCCGTCATGCGCGGCCTCGGGCTGCTGGAGCGCAACCTCACTATCGAGAGCACGTCGCCGGAGTCCATATTCGCCGGCGTCTACCACGAGTTCGGCAACAGGTCCGCCGTGACGCTGGACGTGGCGTGGATCAACTTCAGCAATTTCCGCCTCTCGGAGTTCTTTTACGACGGCGAGTCTTTCGCGCGCAACGACAGCAGCTATGACGATATCTACGCGCTGAGTGCGAGCTACACGTGGCCGGCCGCGGAGCGCTGGATGCTCGGCGTGGGTGCGATGGCGACCAACCAGATGATCGATGACGAGCAGCGCGGCATGACGCTGCGTCTCGACGCGGCCTGGTCGCTCGGCCTCACGGCCGAATGGCAGTGGACCGACAAGCGCCGGGTGATGATGGGCCTCAGCTACTTCGGCCTCGGCGACGCGCCCGTCGCCACGCCCAGCATCCCGGGTCTCGGCTCGCTGGAGGGCCGGTTCAAGTCCCGCGATACCTTCCTGTTCCAGGTCGGGATAAGCTTCGGGTCGCTTTAG
- a CDS encoding nuclear transport factor 2 family protein → MSDNSYVDELDQVTATMQAYIEGGRAGKSAALKPAFHADANICGYVGPDLFCGPIQGFYDWHDENGPAPGLQARIASIDIVGTAASVRVDMDDWTGHRFTDFFTLVKVDGRWQILSKVFYLHP, encoded by the coding sequence ATGTCAGATAACAGCTATGTCGACGAATTGGACCAGGTCACGGCCACCATGCAGGCCTATATCGAGGGCGGGCGCGCCGGCAAGAGCGCCGCGCTCAAGCCGGCCTTCCACGCCGACGCCAACATCTGCGGCTACGTCGGCCCGGACCTGTTCTGCGGCCCGATCCAGGGCTTCTACGACTGGCATGACGAGAACGGCCCGGCGCCCGGCCTCCAGGCGCGCATCGCCAGCATCGACATCGTCGGCACCGCGGCCTCGGTGCGGGTAGACATGGACGACTGGACCGGCCACCGCTTCACCGACTTCTTCACGCTGGTGAAAGTCGACGGCCGCTGGCAGATCCTCAGCAAGGTGTTCTACCTGCATCCCTGA
- a CDS encoding fused MFS/spermidine synthase, with the protein MLMVLNLSNRLLFTAIFISGASALIYQLIWVRLLGLVFGVSSFAVATVVAVFLLGLGLGSYFFGRWSERIRDPLRVYLYVEIGIAATSLLAYVVIEALPVYRYLYEYAYNNLGFYGLSVARLLLSTLVLLPPVFLIGGTMPLLAKYFLRNPENLGSSFSKLYYLNTLGASAGVLLTGFVFVRLFGVIGTLMIAIGGNLLVALIVALSKRGSQAVQPVPAGQAPYTYMLAFLFLTGFISLGYEMLWVRILSTYGLSTSQAFALILAGFLLGFSVGAWFVARTVDRRQDLEAWFSAVCIVTAFSGAVVLLIFRQFEALTLLLADATPASQLTLGMALAFTVSFIPAVFMGILFPLGVRIYAHDVDRIGAKAGNTFFSNTLGCVLGSLLTGFVLIPFVGMWNTTLILVNLSLLIALAFLLRGRRPARLQWASLLVVAVVANLLVFADSKTFHAELKGRDMRAAAGGFEVIYYAEGLSGTVSAVERGDYRGLFVDGQNVSGTDIVLLADSRMLAHVPLLLAKEPGSALTVGYGTGTTSGSMLLHEVDVYAVEIEEKIIEAAPLFSSVNYDSYADPNLNIVLDDARNYIATTEQEFDVIVTDVTNLKYKRNPYLYTREYFEIMRDALSPTGVAAAWLPVGGLSFNDLKTLIATFDAVFPHTTAWYFTQFPTHFIILVGTPERTLVDLPELRAKMVQVAPDLRTLDIDSVYELASMLLLGENDVDLLVAGQALHTDNRPILEYSDMDLYNVEDVAPNLGRLLEFQQEDLLEYFSGSAGELTALENHFKKYTRHYRDYIRVYEEQMRAQDF; encoded by the coding sequence ATGCTGATGGTTCTGAACCTGAGTAACAGGCTGCTCTTCACGGCCATTTTCATCTCGGGCGCCTCCGCCCTGATCTACCAGCTGATCTGGGTGCGCCTGCTGGGCCTGGTTTTCGGTGTCAGCAGCTTCGCCGTCGCCACGGTGGTCGCGGTGTTCCTGCTGGGCCTGGGCCTGGGCAGTTATTTCTTCGGCCGCTGGTCGGAGCGCATCCGCGACCCGTTGCGGGTCTACCTGTACGTGGAAATCGGCATCGCGGCCACTTCGCTGCTGGCCTACGTGGTCATCGAGGCGCTGCCGGTCTACCGCTACCTCTACGAGTACGCCTACAACAACCTCGGCTTCTACGGGCTCTCCGTCGCACGCCTCCTCTTGTCGACGCTGGTGCTGCTGCCGCCGGTGTTCCTGATCGGCGGCACCATGCCGTTGCTCGCCAAGTACTTCCTGCGCAACCCGGAGAACCTCGGCTCCAGCTTCAGCAAGCTGTATTACCTCAACACCCTGGGGGCCAGTGCCGGCGTACTGCTGACCGGTTTCGTGTTCGTGCGCCTGTTCGGCGTCATCGGCACGCTGATGATCGCCATCGGCGGCAACCTGCTCGTGGCCCTGATCGTGGCGCTGAGCAAGCGCGGCTCGCAGGCTGTCCAGCCCGTTCCTGCCGGGCAGGCGCCTTACACGTACATGCTGGCCTTCCTGTTTCTCACCGGCTTCATCAGCCTGGGCTACGAGATGCTGTGGGTGCGCATCCTGTCCACCTACGGGCTGTCGACCTCGCAGGCCTTCGCGCTCATCCTGGCCGGGTTCCTGCTCGGGTTCTCCGTCGGCGCCTGGTTCGTCGCGCGCACCGTGGACCGCCGCCAGGATCTCGAGGCCTGGTTCAGCGCCGTCTGCATCGTCACGGCCTTCAGCGGCGCCGTCGTGCTGCTGATATTCCGCCAGTTCGAGGCGCTGACCCTCCTGCTCGCGGACGCGACGCCGGCGAGCCAGCTGACGCTCGGCATGGCGCTCGCCTTCACGGTGTCGTTCATCCCCGCCGTCTTCATGGGAATCCTGTTCCCGCTCGGCGTGCGCATCTATGCCCACGACGTGGACCGCATCGGGGCCAAGGCCGGCAACACCTTTTTCTCCAACACGCTTGGCTGCGTGCTGGGCAGCCTGCTGACGGGATTCGTGCTCATCCCCTTTGTCGGCATGTGGAACACCACGCTGATCCTGGTCAACCTGAGCCTGCTGATCGCCCTGGCCTTCCTGCTGCGGGGCCGGCGTCCGGCGCGCCTGCAGTGGGCCTCGCTGCTGGTGGTCGCCGTCGTCGCCAACCTGCTCGTGTTCGCCGACAGCAAGACTTTCCATGCCGAGCTCAAGGGCCGCGACATGCGCGCGGCAGCCGGTGGTTTCGAGGTGATCTACTACGCCGAGGGCCTGTCCGGCACCGTGAGCGCGGTCGAGCGCGGCGATTACCGCGGCCTGTTCGTCGATGGCCAGAACGTGTCCGGCACGGATATCGTGCTGCTGGCCGACTCGCGGATGCTGGCTCACGTGCCGCTGCTGCTGGCCAAGGAGCCCGGGTCGGCACTGACCGTGGGCTACGGCACCGGAACCACCTCGGGCAGCATGCTGCTGCACGAAGTCGACGTGTACGCGGTCGAGATCGAGGAGAAGATCATCGAGGCCGCGCCGCTGTTCAGCTCAGTCAACTACGATTCCTACGCGGATCCCAATCTCAACATCGTGCTCGACGACGCGCGCAATTACATCGCCACGACCGAACAGGAATTCGATGTCATCGTCACCGACGTCACCAACCTCAAGTACAAGCGCAATCCCTACCTCTATACGCGTGAATATTTCGAGATCATGCGCGACGCGCTCAGCCCCACCGGGGTCGCGGCGGCCTGGCTGCCGGTCGGAGGCTTGTCCTTCAACGACCTCAAGACGCTCATCGCCACGTTCGATGCGGTCTTCCCGCACACCACCGCCTGGTATTTCACCCAGTTCCCGACGCATTTCATCATCCTGGTGGGCACGCCGGAGCGGACGCTGGTGGACCTGCCCGAACTGAGGGCCAAGATGGTCCAGGTCGCGCCGGACCTGCGCACCCTGGACATCGACAGCGTCTACGAGCTCGCCAGCATGCTGCTGCTGGGCGAGAACGACGTCGACCTGCTGGTGGCCGGCCAGGCGCTGCATACCGACAACCGGCCGATCCTCGAGTACTCGGACATGGACCTCTACAACGTCGAGGACGTGGCGCCCAACCTCGGGCGGCTGTTGGAGTTCCAGCAGGAAGACCTGCTCGAGTACTTCAGCGGCTCAGCGGGCGAGCTCACCGCGCTGGAAAACCACTTCAAGAAGTACACGCGGCACTACCGCGACTATATCCGGGTTTACGAGGAGCAGATGCGCGCCCAGGATTTCTGA
- a CDS encoding helix-turn-helix transcriptional regulator, translating to MRAGTISNRVRLLRFQHGEMTQAELGKRIGVTRQTVAAIEAGKYSPSLEAAFRIAAVFHVPLDEVFQWQAEPGD from the coding sequence ATGAGGGCAGGCACGATAAGTAACCGCGTCCGGCTGCTGCGTTTCCAGCACGGTGAAATGACCCAGGCCGAGCTCGGCAAGCGTATCGGCGTGACGCGCCAGACCGTCGCCGCCATCGAGGCGGGGAAGTACTCACCGTCGCTGGAAGCCGCGTTCCGCATTGCCGCGGTGTTCCATGTGCCGCTGGACGAAGTGTTCCAGTGGCAGGCGGAACCCGGCGACTGA
- a CDS encoding PadR family transcriptional regulator: MDINKDLVAASSTPIVLAILAESDSYGYAILQRVRELSAGRMEWTDGMLYPVLHRLERLGYIKSRWAVAETGRRRKYYSITADGRTQLAEERRQWQAVDATLRGLWRSIAVDPPLPQGT, encoded by the coding sequence ATGGACATCAACAAGGACTTGGTCGCCGCCTCCTCCACGCCGATCGTGCTTGCCATCCTGGCCGAATCCGACAGCTACGGTTACGCCATCCTGCAGCGGGTGCGCGAGCTCTCGGCCGGACGCATGGAGTGGACGGACGGGATGCTCTATCCCGTCCTGCACCGGCTGGAACGCCTGGGCTACATCAAGTCGCGCTGGGCCGTCGCCGAGACCGGCCGCCGCCGCAAGTACTACTCCATCACCGCCGACGGGCGGACCCAGCTTGCCGAAGAACGCCGCCAGTGGCAGGCGGTCGACGCCACGCTGCGCGGCCTGTGGCGCTCCATCGCGGTCGACCCTCCTCTACCTCAAGGAACCTGA
- a CDS encoding MgtC/SapB family protein: MSEAQLAFYYLGVALAIGLLIGIERGWHEREAGEGRRIAGVRTYGLIGLMGGVLALLAEQRGTLVLGLAFIGLAGALAAVYVVNQQQGDDDVGITSLVAGLLTFAFGALAATGEVALAAAGGVVTTLLLSHKPVLHRWVGSLEAGELQAAIKLLLISVVLLPILPNQGFGPWQALNPYAIWWMVVLIALISFAGYVAIKVAGARRGTVFTGLFGGLASSTAVTLHFSRMCRRKSSAAPILATGILLACGTMFPRMLLVASVLNPGLFQLLVLPAAVMALMAYGPAAAYWRGSSSDNVDSDALLKNPLELRTALGFGVLLALVMLLGKALRHWFGAGGVLALAAASGVADVDAITLSLARMTQDDLALPIAATGIVIAAAVNSLVKGGMATFIGGRRIGMYVGLPLLVAAGAGLLTVWLWVW, translated from the coding sequence ATGAGCGAGGCGCAGCTTGCCTTCTATTACCTCGGCGTGGCGCTGGCGATCGGCCTGCTGATCGGCATCGAGCGCGGCTGGCATGAGCGCGAGGCCGGGGAGGGCCGGCGCATCGCCGGGGTCCGTACCTACGGGCTGATTGGGCTGATGGGCGGCGTCCTGGCCTTGCTGGCGGAGCAACGCGGCACGCTCGTGCTGGGGCTGGCGTTTATCGGGCTGGCGGGTGCGCTCGCCGCCGTCTACGTGGTCAACCAGCAGCAGGGCGACGACGACGTCGGCATCACCAGCCTGGTCGCCGGACTGCTCACTTTCGCTTTCGGCGCCCTGGCCGCCACGGGCGAGGTCGCGCTTGCCGCGGCCGGCGGGGTCGTGACGACGCTGCTGTTGAGCCACAAGCCGGTGCTGCACCGCTGGGTCGGCAGCCTCGAGGCGGGTGAGCTGCAGGCCGCGATCAAGCTGCTGCTGATCTCGGTGGTGCTGCTGCCGATATTGCCCAACCAGGGGTTCGGGCCGTGGCAGGCGCTCAATCCGTACGCCATCTGGTGGATGGTGGTGCTGATCGCGTTGATCTCCTTCGCCGGTTATGTCGCCATCAAGGTGGCCGGCGCCCGCCGCGGCACCGTGTTCACTGGCCTGTTCGGCGGGCTGGCGTCCTCCACCGCCGTGACGCTGCACTTTTCCCGCATGTGCCGGCGCAAGTCCAGTGCGGCGCCGATCCTGGCCACCGGCATCCTGCTCGCCTGCGGCACCATGTTCCCGCGCATGCTGCTGGTCGCCAGCGTGCTCAATCCCGGCCTGTTCCAGCTGCTGGTGCTGCCTGCCGCGGTGATGGCGCTGATGGCCTACGGGCCGGCGGCCGCCTACTGGCGCGGTTCATCCAGCGACAACGTGGACTCGGACGCATTGCTGAAGAACCCGCTCGAGCTACGCACCGCACTCGGCTTCGGCGTCCTGCTGGCGCTCGTCATGCTGCTCGGCAAGGCCTTGCGTCACTGGTTCGGGGCGGGCGGCGTGCTGGCGCTCGCCGCGGCCTCCGGTGTCGCGGACGTCGACGCCATCACGCTCTCCCTGGCGCGCATGACCCAGGACGACCTGGCGCTGCCGATCGCGGCCACCGGAATCGTCATCGCCGCAGCGGTGAACAGCCTCGTCAAGGGCGGCATGGCCACCTTTATCGGCGGGCGCAGGATCGGCATGTATGTAGGCCTGCCGCTGCTGGTTGCTGCCGGTGCTGGTCTGCTGACGGTGTGGCTCTGGGTCTGGTAG
- a CDS encoding permease prefix domain 1-containing protein translates to MSHPGHAAALEEQIGQWRNYLRRRQVIHAVDVAELEDHLREQVANLEDAGLDSEEAFLVAVKRMGDLDSLSREFAREHSERLWKQLVIMPSADPAQAAGESEAWAAFLLAIAAAVAIKLPELFGLPWGNAHEMFYARNLSFFVLPLLTGYFAWKRQLAPGTWRWLGAAFVVAAVFANAWPFQPGSHTEVLAVLHLPIALWAVVGVAYAGARWRETGGRMDFIRFSGELFIYFVLIALGGGVLAAFMALIFSAIGIDIEPFFESWLLPCGAMGAVVIAAWLVEAKQSVIENMAPVLTRLFTPLFAAVLITFLVVLAWTGRGVNIERDMLIAFDLLLVVVLGLLLYSVSARDPQAPPGLFDTAQVLLVVSALLVDAVALWAIAARISDFGFSPNRVTALGVNAILLVNLSWSAVLYILFLRGRAAFTRLERWQTDYLPVYVAWATLVVVIFPPLFGYA, encoded by the coding sequence ATGTCGCACCCGGGTCACGCCGCAGCGCTCGAGGAACAGATCGGCCAGTGGCGCAACTACCTGCGCCGGCGCCAAGTGATCCATGCGGTCGACGTCGCGGAGCTGGAGGACCACCTGCGCGAGCAGGTGGCGAACCTCGAGGATGCCGGCCTCGACAGTGAAGAAGCCTTCCTTGTCGCCGTGAAGCGCATGGGCGACCTCGATTCGTTGTCGCGGGAGTTCGCGCGCGAGCACTCCGAACGCCTTTGGAAGCAGCTGGTGATCATGCCGTCTGCCGACCCGGCTCAGGCGGCCGGGGAGTCCGAGGCCTGGGCAGCCTTCTTGCTGGCCATCGCGGCGGCCGTCGCCATCAAGCTACCGGAACTGTTCGGCCTGCCCTGGGGCAATGCGCACGAGATGTTCTATGCCCGGAACCTGTCGTTTTTCGTCCTGCCGCTGCTGACCGGTTATTTCGCCTGGAAACGGCAGCTGGCGCCCGGCACATGGCGCTGGCTGGGCGCAGCCTTCGTGGTCGCGGCGGTGTTCGCCAATGCCTGGCCCTTCCAGCCCGGCAGCCACACCGAGGTGCTCGCCGTGCTGCACCTCCCGATCGCGCTCTGGGCGGTGGTGGGCGTCGCCTACGCCGGTGCGCGCTGGCGCGAGACCGGCGGGCGCATGGACTTCATCCGCTTCTCCGGCGAGCTGTTCATCTATTTCGTCCTGATCGCGTTGGGCGGCGGCGTGCTGGCCGCGTTCATGGCGCTGATCTTCTCCGCCATCGGCATCGACATCGAGCCCTTCTTCGAGTCCTGGCTGCTGCCTTGCGGCGCCATGGGTGCCGTAGTGATCGCCGCCTGGCTGGTGGAGGCCAAGCAGAGCGTCATCGAGAACATGGCGCCGGTGCTGACACGCCTGTTCACGCCGCTGTTCGCCGCCGTGCTCATCACGTTCCTGGTGGTGCTGGCCTGGACCGGGCGCGGCGTGAACATCGAGCGCGACATGCTCATCGCCTTCGACCTGCTGCTGGTGGTCGTGCTCGGGCTGCTGCTGTACTCCGTCTCGGCACGCGATCCCCAGGCGCCGCCCGGCCTGTTCGACACCGCGCAGGTGCTGCTGGTGGTGAGCGCCTTGCTGGTCGATGCGGTTGCGTTGTGGGCCATTGCCGCGCGCATTTCCGACTTCGGCTTCAGTCCCAACCGCGTTACGGCGCTGGGCGTGAACGCGATACTGCTGGTCAACCTCTCATGGTCAGCAGTGCTCTATATCCTTTTCCTGCGCGGCCGTGCAGCCTTCACCCGTCTGGAACGCTGGCAGACGGACTACCTCCCGGTCTACGTTGCCTGGGCGACGTTGGTGGTGGTCATCTTTCCGCCGCTGTTCGGCTACGCCTGA
- a CDS encoding alpha/beta fold hydrolase produces MHSIAPRRHFDHRGLTLSYLDSAPGDGTRPTVLLLHGFPDEARLWSEQVSALHAAGYRCIAPDTVGCGESDIAPRLGDYRALEIVRDHVALLDELGIDRAHVVGHDWGSVLAWLLAGHFPDRVRSLAVLGVGHPTAYARAGLKQKLLAWYTYYFLLAGISDRLLQGDSPLSLTRYFQHPRKQQVLERLRRPGRMTAALRIYRANVATILLQKQPKPSAPTLGIWAEGDRFLLESQMTRSAQWVDGPWRYQRFPGDHWTPIGQAEHLNEVLLKHLELARAASR; encoded by the coding sequence GTGCACAGCATCGCGCCGCGCCGCCACTTCGATCACCGCGGCCTCACGCTCTCCTACCTGGACTCCGCGCCGGGAGACGGGACACGGCCGACGGTACTCCTGCTGCACGGCTTTCCCGACGAGGCGAGACTGTGGTCGGAACAGGTTTCCGCCCTGCATGCGGCGGGCTACCGTTGCATAGCGCCGGACACCGTCGGTTGCGGCGAGTCCGACATCGCGCCCCGGCTGGGCGACTACCGCGCCCTCGAGATCGTGCGCGATCACGTCGCGCTGCTGGACGAACTGGGCATCGACCGGGCCCACGTGGTCGGTCACGACTGGGGGTCGGTGCTGGCCTGGCTGCTCGCGGGACACTTCCCCGACCGAGTCCGGAGCCTCGCCGTGCTCGGCGTCGGCCATCCCACCGCCTACGCCCGCGCCGGCCTGAAACAGAAGCTGCTGGCCTGGTACACCTATTACTTCCTGCTCGCCGGGATCAGCGACCGGCTGCTCCAGGGCGACAGTCCGCTCAGCCTCACCCGCTACTTCCAGCATCCGCGCAAGCAGCAGGTGCTCGAGCGACTGCGTCGCCCCGGCCGCATGACCGCGGCGCTGCGCATCTACCGCGCCAATGTGGCGACTATCCTCCTGCAGAAGCAGCCAAAGCCGAGCGCGCCGACCCTGGGCATCTGGGCCGAGGGCGATCGCTTCCTGCTCGAGTCGCAGATGACCCGTTCAGCGCAGTGGGTGGACGGGCCGTGGCGCTACCAGCGCTTTCCCGGCGACCACTGGACGCCGATCGGGCAGGCGGAACACCTGAACGAAGTTTTGCTCAAGCATCTTGAGCTCGCTCGCGCAGCCAGTCGTTGA